In the genome of Clostridia bacterium, the window CCGCGTCCGTATGCCAGAGCATCGAGGGCGGACACTCCCGCCATCGGAACCCCAAGTGCATATGCCATTCCCTTGGCGGCCGACACGCCGATGCGAACTCCAGTGAAGGATCCAGGGCCGATGCCGCAGGCTATGGCGCCAATATCCCGGGGGACAATGCCTGCTCCGGATATGACCGATTCCACACAGGACATGAGCCTCTCGGAATGAGCGACACTCACATTCATTATCTGTTCAGCGACGAGGATATCGTCATCAAGCAGCGCGACGCCTCCGACCATAGTCGAAGTGTCTATGGCAAGAGTCAGCAAGACTGCATCTCCTCCAAGATACGCCTGTATCTACCGCCCTGAGGCCGAAACACTAGTACACGCGAGTCATCATCCGGGCCAGGCTCTATTCGAATCGAGAGATGATCGTACCCTTCCAACAGCCCATATGCTTCAGGCCACTCCACGACAGCGACCCCGTTCCCGCCGAAATACTCGTCGAGCCCCGCGTTCTCCACATCCTCGGCCGACGAAAGCCTGTACAGGTCCAGATGGTACACAGGCACTCGGCCCCTGTACTCCTGCGCCAGCACAAATGTGGGGCTCGATACCTCGGATGGGTCAACGCCAAGTCCAGAGGATATTCCTCTGGCAAGGCACGTTTTGCCAGCCCCAAGACGACCGGCGAGGCACAGAATGTCGCCAGCGTCGAGAAGCCTGCCAAGTCCGCATCCTATGGCGGCGGTCTCAGCAGGCGAATGCGATACGATCCGCATTTCCGCGCTCATCTACAGGCACCACCATTAGCCCGACATGTCGCCCACACTGAGGCGCCACTGGCACTCACACAGCATAACGTCGTAGATTATACTTCGCCGCAGCCAACCTGACAACCCGTTAAGGCGCCAGAGAACTCGTGCAGATAGAAACAGGCACTCATCCTTCCCACAGCGTCGCCTCTGTGATTCTGGATCGGACGCTCAACCGCGGTATCCGGCGCCGTCAGCATCTTTTCGTCTGCGGCCCCGATCTCCCGAAGAACCTCCATCACAGCTGTGGGAAGCGCTCTTGCCCCGCCATCCTCGATTTTCACAGCCACGCCGATCCCGAGTTCAGGCAGACCGAGGCAGAACAGGCCTTCCGCGCCTCCCTTGGCAAAGATCCTCCCATTCGCGCCTCGCATCAACTTGGACCCAAAATCCTGAGTGCCGCCAATCATGTTCGGATACCGGAGCATGGCCTCAACCACGAGGCGCGCAGGCTCGCGATATATAGCCGGCAAGCTGCTTGGCCTCGACATTCTGGCATAAGCGTACGCCATATTGGCTATCGGCATCCCGAACACAACTACCCCGCACCCGTCTACACCCCGTATGACGCGCTCCTTGCGGAGACCACACACTTGGGAAACGGCCTCCCACATGTCGACCTGCACTGGATGGTCACGCTGGAAGTAGCCATCGGTCGGATATCCCTTGTGGACAGCATAGGCCAGCATTCCCGCGTGCTTCCCCGAGCAGTTGTTGAACACCGGGGATAGGGAAATCCCATCTCGGATGATTCTCGCCGCCTGCTGAGAGTTGATCGGCTGATGGCTCCCGCACCTCAGGTCCGATTCGGAAAGCCCGATCTTGGCCAGGATGCTGGCAACTGCAGCGATGTGCATGTCCTCACCGTGATGGGATGCTGACATTGCAGCCACTTCCTCAGTGGTTATCCCGAACCTCTCCACCGCGCCTGATTGGATGATCGGGAGGACCTGAAGCGGCTTGGCTGACGACCTAAAGTAGGTGACATACAGCGGATCGCCCGCGTGGTGCAGTATCCTTCCGGAGGAATCCACCACAGCAACATGCCCTCTGTGTATACTCTCCACCAGCTCGCCTCTATACAGCGAAACAAGAGTCTCGGATGGAATGCCCATTCTACCACATCCCTTGTGCAGCTCTGACAAATTCGCTGAACAATTTCAAAAACTCCGGATGTCTCTCCACGAGGCTCTCCGGATGCCACTGAACCCCGATAACGAAATGGGCCCCGGGCTTCTCGATGGCTTCCACGATTCCATCATCCGCCCAGGCCGTAACCTCAAAGCCCGGCGCGACCGGCTGGACCGCCTGGTGATGGAAGCTGTTCACCCACACCACGCCTTCGCCGAGGATCCGCGAAAGCGCAGATCCGGGTTCCACTGACACCGAGTGCGTGGGATGCCATCTGGGGGCGGAGATGGCGTGTGCATGGGCGCCCTGGCAGGACGACTGGATATCCTGGATCAGGCCGCCGCCTGCCGCCACATTCAGGACCTGCATCCCACGGCAAATGGCAAGGATGGGAAGCCCAATAGACAGAGCAGCAGACGCGAGCGCGATCTCAAACTCATCACGAACAGGACTGATGGACCCAAGCGACGGGTGGGGAGACTGGCCGAAGAGACGCGGATTCAGATCCGCTCCACCTGTTAGAACCAGACCGCCTGCGACCTCGCATGTGCGCATCGCCGCCTCCTTTGGATCCGCGCAATCGAGAACCGGCGGAGCGATTAGAGGAAGCCCTCCAGCTCTATGAATCGCCTTGACGTAATCAGCGCCGAGCATGCATCTTTCCTTAGGCTCTGCCTCGAAATCAGCAGACACGACACAGACTGGCCTCAACTTCGTATCACCTCTGTGCGCAGTGATCCAGACCCTCTGGCAGTGCAATGAATAGTGGTTCAGTGCAGCCCGGCACGGCCCGGTCAGATCTCGATGAGCCCGAGGCTGATCTCAACTGCCCTCACAACTCGCTTCATCGTCTCATCATCCAACCTGCATATTCTGTCGCGGAGCCTGGCCTTATCAATAGTGCGTAGCTGCTCCATGAGTATCACTGAATCGACTGTGAGCGCACCCTCTCCTGCAGGCAGTTCCACATGGGTGGGCAGTTTTGCCCTCTTGATCCGGGAGGTGACCGCAGCAACAATGGTGGTTGGGCTGTAGTAGTTTCCAATGTCATTCTGGAGTATGAGAACTGGACGTATTCCTCCCTGCTCTGAGCCGATCACAGGGTTGAGGTCCGCATAGAACACATCGCCACGCTTCACGTCCAACCTAGTCACCTGCCAGGAACCGCTCATAGCCCGCAAATGCCTCTTCCTCGGCAACCGCGCATTCGCGCGCGGCATCGATGTTAACAGACGCCATCCTGAGATATCCGTCTCTCAGCTGCTCGCGGAGCTCCGCTCTGGCGTGCTCTTTCAGGTACATCCGCATCGCCTCGCGCACCACCTCACTTCGGTTGCGTCCTTCCTTCCTCACGAACAGGTCAACCTCATCCAAGAGGCCTGA includes:
- the tsaE gene encoding tRNA (adenosine(37)-N6)-threonylcarbamoyltransferase complex ATPase subunit type 1 TsaE; its protein translation is MSAEMRIVSHSPAETAAIGCGLGRLLDAGDILCLAGRLGAGKTCLARGISSGLGVDPSEVSSPTFVLAQEYRGRVPVYHLDLYRLSSAEDVENAGLDEYFGGNGVAVVEWPEAYGLLEGYDHLSIRIEPGPDDDSRVLVFRPQGGRYRRILEEMQSC
- a CDS encoding asparaginase — protein: MGIPSETLVSLYRGELVESIHRGHVAVVDSSGRILHHAGDPLYVTYFRSSAKPLQVLPIIQSGAVERFGITTEEVAAMSASHHGEDMHIAAVASILAKIGLSESDLRCGSHQPINSQQAARIIRDGISLSPVFNNCSGKHAGMLAYAVHKGYPTDGYFQRDHPVQVDMWEAVSQVCGLRKERVIRGVDGCGVVVFGMPIANMAYAYARMSRPSSLPAIYREPARLVVEAMLRYPNMIGGTQDFGSKLMRGANGRIFAKGGAEGLFCLGLPELGIGVAVKIEDGGARALPTAVMEVLREIGAADEKMLTAPDTAVERPIQNHRGDAVGRMSACFYLHEFSGALTGCQVGCGEV
- a CDS encoding gamma-glutamyl-gamma-aminobutyrate hydrolase family protein, whose translation is MRPVCVVSADFEAEPKERCMLGADYVKAIHRAGGLPLIAPPVLDCADPKEAAMRTCEVAGGLVLTGGADLNPRLFGQSPHPSLGSISPVRDEFEIALASAALSIGLPILAICRGMQVLNVAAGGGLIQDIQSSCQGAHAHAISAPRWHPTHSVSVEPGSALSRILGEGVVWVNSFHHQAVQPVAPGFEVTAWADDGIVEAIEKPGAHFVIGVQWHPESLVERHPEFLKLFSEFVRAAQGMW
- a CDS encoding type II toxin-antitoxin system PemK/MazF family toxin, which translates into the protein MDVKRGDVFYADLNPVIGSEQGGIRPVLILQNDIGNYYSPTTIVAAVTSRIKRAKLPTHVELPAGEGALTVDSVILMEQLRTIDKARLRDRICRLDDETMKRVVRAVEISLGLIEI
- a CDS encoding ribbon-helix-helix protein, CopG family; translation: MAELRKIIVSVPSGLLDEVDLFVRKEGRNRSEVVREAMRMYLKEHARAELREQLRDGYLRMASVNIDAARECAVAEEEAFAGYERFLAGD